AACCACCCCATATACTTCTCCTACATCTAGATACCTGAGAGAGGGCAGCTGCCCCAGAGGTGGAAGGACTGTGCATCCTCTGCAGTTGGATAGGTGGATGGTCTGTAGATAAGAAAGTGATGGGCTACCTAGCCAACTTGGAAATGTGACACCTGCATAGCCCTTGATTGTGAGCTCCTTCACTTCCAGATGTGGCTGGAGGCCTTCAAGCACCTCATTGTCCAAATGCTCATCTAGCGAACTGACATGCCTGTCATCCGACCATACAAGATCTAGCACTGTAAGGTATTCCTTCGCATTCAACTTTGCCTTGCTTGCCTCTTCTCCACTGACCACATTCTCTAGATTCCGAATGCAAAGATGTCCTCGTAGCTCGTTCATGTCCTTCAACTCTTTTATCCTGTGTCCTTTATCCTTGCGAACCACAAATTCCTCTAATTCCTGAAGGCAAGTTAGCTTTCCAATTCCGGCTATCTGAGAAGTCAGCCTTGTACTTACTTCAAGATGTCGCAGATTTATTAGGTTTGTCAGCCCTTTTGGCAATTCAGTTAGAAAATTGCAGTATTTTAGTTTTAGCGTCTGCAAATTGTGCAGCCTACTGATTGACAAGGGCAGTGTTTTGATTCCAGTACCGGAGAGTCCTAGATACCGAAGCTGTATCAGATTTCCAATAGGATTTGGCAACTCATTTATATCTCTGCGATGTAGATCTAGTACACGCAGGAATCGAAGTTTTAGGCAGAGGTCTTCTGGAATGGGACTGATCTTAGATTTATATCCCTGCAACAGTAGCAGTGTACGTAATTTCTCAAATTTATAGAATGGCTCAAACAAGGTTGACATTGAATTGGCACATGAAAATGATAAATGTCGTGTCTTTTCAGAAATTTGGTCCCTTACACCATCCTCTAATCTGTGGCATTCTCCAATGGAGATAAACTGTGCTAGATCATGAATTGCATCATGCATCACATAGTTGCCTTTATGACGCTGAAAGAAAGATCTGCTTACTAATTCATCAAAGTAGCTGCTCCCTGTGTCCTCCAAACGTTTTCTTCCTTGAGGCTGAATAAATCCCAGTGCCATCCAAATCTGAACCAACTTATCTTTCTCAAAGACATAATCTTTATGAAACACAGAACAGAATGCAAAGCACTGCTTCAGGTGTGGGGGTAAGTGCTTGTAGCTCAACCTTAGGGCTGGTAAGATATTGTTCTTGTCTGGTAGTTCCCAGATTTCACTTTTCAGAATATTTTTCCAGACTTCCTCATCCAGTTTAGAGTACAAGAGGCTCCCAAGTGTCTTGGCTGCAAGAGGTAATCCCTTCAACTTTTTAACAATTTCCTTCCCCATCTCCTCCAGATTTGGATGTAAACTGGAATCACCATCAACAAATGCATAATTTTTGAACAACTTCCAGCAGTCATCATCTGACAAGTGCTTCAAATGATAAGGATGTAATCCACCCATCGTCCTTCCAACTTTCTCATTCCTTGTTGTTACTATAatcttgcttcctctttcccCAGCAATCAAAGCATTACGATATCTGTCCCATTTGTCAGGGTCCTCATTCCAGATATCATCCAAAACAAGCAAGAATCGTTTCCCTTCTAATTTACCACAGAGATCTTCCTGAAGTAGGTTCATGTTTGTGGTGGCAAAGGAATAGCCACTAGCAGAAGCATACCCGCTGGAAGCTGATTCGAGGGTTTCTTTTGTCAACTTTGTCTCATTAAAATTCTCAGATACACACACCCACATTCTTAACGGGAAGCATTCTTTTATTCTAGGATCATTATATACAAGCTGGGCAAGAGTTGTCTTCCCTAGGCCCCCCATGCCAACTATTGGGAGAACAGAAAGACGACTGGTATTACTAGTTAACAGCAAAGTTCTTACAATagactccttttccttttctcttccaAACACATTTGAGTCATCTACTAGTGAACTGGTCTGTGGTCTCTCCGTGATTTCTAGCTGGCTTGTCCCACATAACATTTCAAGTCCAAGAATATGCCGTTCCCTTGCAAGGGTATCTAACCTTTTTTGAAATGACTCCATTGTATGTGCTAGCTTgtgttttgatgaaactttgtgCCAATAAAGACAGTTCAAGTAGGGACTTACCTGCTTCTTCCAGTGGCTCTGAGCTCTGCCCTTTACTTTCAATTGCAGGGATTCTGCTGCATAGAAGTCCAGCAATTCATCCATGTCATAAGCAACTTCTTTAAGCCTTGCCAGCCAGATTCCCACTGATTTGTTCCTAAATTGCTTCTCCTCTGCATCTTCAAGCAAAGCTTGTATTGTTGATAATGTGGTTGCCAGGTTCTGCAACTCTTTGTCGACGCCCCGCAGCAATCTGAACTCATTCAAGGCAGCAGTAGCAAGTTTCTCAAAAAGAACCTGCATGAAGGAAGATAGCACTGCCTGGCCTGCCATGGTCACCGGTAGTATCTGGGATCTCAAGGGAGAGGCACAGAATGGGAACTTGGAGACCAGAATAGAAATGGTGAAGCTGAGATAAGGAGTTTATTTTCTTGACTTTCTTGGCATGTTCAGACAGGCTTTCCTTCCTGTTTTCAACTTCGGCGGGCGTTGCATTAGAGATATGACACCTATTTGTTTGTGGAAGATTGGCTTCCTCAAAATAAAGAAATGGCCCTAGACTCGGTTGTTGGGCCCCAGTCGCAGCTGTTTTATCAAATGGTTGCTGACCTTGTGGTCTGCATTGAGGCCATTCATTGGCCTTCGGCTGCAGGGTAAGAACTAAGAATTGACTTTGAGAAACAGTACCAAAGTGGTGGAGTCACCACCTGATACATTATTTAtgaatggtttttttttttttcagacacCAGAACACCTAGGAAATAAAAAATCATCACAACTTGAAGTGGTGCTGAAAATTTTGATTCCTTCTACTAGGACTTTGGAGACATACTGGTGCAGGTTTATTTGCAATGCCATCAGAGGATGGTCACTTTGTATCATCCTAAGATCTTTTTTTCCAACATCTGTGGTTTGTGGCAATTTAATGACAGCCAAAAAACTGAAAAGTTCTTAGATGAACCAGGTGTGTGTGCATCTGATATCAGAACCGTAGCAACATGGCTCCTTTGATGTGGTGGGCTTAAAGAGACATCAGGGCATTACATCAACCATAGAAGCGGTGCTCTCGTAACACAAAATTTTCATGCAAGAGTTACAAAGATGATGTGTGATACCCTTGTTGCATCAATCATAGCTGGGCTAGAAACTAACATGGTATAGGTGGTTGGTGAGAGGACCAACAGGAAGAGCTTCATATCAGCTGCATAATTATTTTGTGCAGAATCTGTCCAAgcctttctctcctcttccaacCTCTCACATACTTATTTTCTCCTTATTCTACTTGGATTAAAGTTGAGAATGTCACATCAGGAGTGAATTATTTTAGGTAGTTTGAAAATAACCTCCCAACGAAAGAGAGGTGCAACCATTAAATTATAGCCCTACCTCCTGCACCAAGTCAAAGCTCGTGGAATTGGAGCTCTGTTAATCAGCCAACAAAATAAGGGTCAACATGACTTATAATCAAATCACCGTCCTCAGTGGCAAAGGATGGTACCATATGAGCACCCGAATGGTTGGCTACAAAAGAAGCCACCTAGTCCATCACACTATTTGCTTCCCAATGGATGTTTCATCTTCTGGATATCTGCAAGAGGGGATGAGAACCAGCAGACTGAGTAATACGACTCATGATCCAGCTAGCAACCATCTTGGAATCTCCCTCAAGTGTAACTTTCCCTGCCCTCAAAGCACAAGTGGCGTAGACGAGTCCTTCCCTTGCTTGCACTCCACTATTCTTTCAGAGATACAAATCTAGCTTCAATTGCTATCCATGCGATATGTTTGTGAAGTAAACATCCCCTGAATCATTGGGCAATATCTATGAcctttaaaaattgaaaataaaatgCATGATAATAAGCACCAAATATGGAGCAATTGACCTGCTTAACTTCACCAAGCTAAAAACAGATCCTAACCAGGTTACCATAATAGCTTAAATCCGAGAATTGACTTTCCTATAGGAATTAAAGAGTAAAACTGTCTACAAGAAGGATGGACAGTAGACTCGAGCATCAGCGGGCTGAGAGCTTCAAGAACTTcgcattttgaaaaaaaatagttgATCAGCAGGCATGAAGCAAGTAAATCTATAAATTATAACATGTGGCAACCTAATGAAGTTAAAGTTGAAAAATGAAGGTTATAGCGATGCTGCCAATATAAAAAAtcatgcatacatgcatgttTAGATACATACATATCTGTCACTGATTCCTATTTTAAAAGAGGTGGGAGAATGTGATGCAATATATCAATATCCATACGAACAATTGAACCAAAAAGCAAGCAAAAAATGAAGCACTTCTATGGGTAACACACAACTTATAAGGATCTTcagcaaaaataaataatttttgtgGTTGAAGCCTGAAAATAAAAGGTACTAGGTCTTCTGAAGGGATGAGAACCATCCTACGTATATGCAAAGAAATGAAGACACTTTAAGCAACATATTTTGTCTAAAAAGAGTACATTTGTTTATCTAAAATATACATATTCTGGCAACTTGAAAGCCATCTTTGACAAAGAACAGATTGTCATTTACTTAATGATTTGCTAAGGGAATTAAAAGTACAACACAGAGTTCTTGTAACATTTCCTGACAGCAATTACTGGAATTCTCCCAATTACTGTAATTCCCTTGGCATCAATGATACTGTAGTGTTCCGTCAACTGAACCACTATGATGGCTTTCAACAAATCAGCATCAATACCTGAATAATGgacaaaaaagaaggaaggcTAAGTGCTTATTGGGAAAGAATATTTTGTTAAGtcatcaattataaatattatgaaatcactattttcacaaaaataagAGAACATAGGACAAGCAAGTGTTCATGTAAAATACCTGATAAGACAGCTCCTAAGTGGTTTAAGAACCTTTGACCAAAGCAGCTTCACGCTCCTTTCTACGCTGTTCTCTCTGAGGCATTGGCAGTATAAGTAAGGGGTACAGAAAATTGTAGAAAGAGCTTTTTCACATTCAAATAACCTTATTACAAAGAAAGGAGAGAACCTTAAACAAGGAAGAGAAAATAACTGCATTATCCAACTCTcaactaaaaaaaagaaaatttcttaaGAAACCCAATTAGAAAAAGAATTTGGCAAATTAAATTCCTTTATCAAGCCTCATGGTTAACTGAGAGCATTCTTTTAGGCTGtattattttggaaaaaaagctTGGAAAAGGGAAAAGATGTTCTAAGAGACTTAGTAGTAGAGTCTAGACTTGTCTCAAGCCTTAAGGTGAGTTTCTCAACTTAAGTCATGGGTGAGTtcatataaaatatttagaCTCATGGATCACAAGAGAAGCTCATGTGAGGCATATACAGGAACCTTGTACGATACTAGTTATGACAAGTATATATGATGGGATTTGCCAATTTCCATGATCAATTGAAAGTAAGGATGAATCATTTGTACTTCTTTCATATGCCATCCAAATGGACTCAAAATGCCATACTTAGGCATCATTGGGTATGTTGAAATACAACTCAAATGCCAAACTTAGGTATCATAGGATATGTTACTCAAATAAAGTTTTACAAATATATGAGGACAGGGTGACTAACTGAAGTAGgccattatttaatatatttgctTCGATAGCAgaagaatttgaaaatcattgaaACACTGACAGGTTAAGTTTGAAACAACATAGATGGTGGTCCAGCAGAGGACAGGTGGTGAGGATGAAAAGTTTTGGTTGGCAGTGGGCTGAATGAAGAGCAATGATGCAGGACGGTCTAAAATAAATAAACCCTCCAGtcctggaagaaaagaaataaaggaaaaaaaaattaaaacaatcATATCTGGTGTTTTTACATGAAAATTAGGTTAAGTTTTACTAAACATAATCCTTTTCCTGATTTCTTACTGAAGCCAGCACCTTTTCATCACAAAAGGTAATCTATGACCTCCTAAAACTCCCAATTTTGAATTCCCATAAAACCCCATGTAAAAATACAAATAAACTAATTAACGACTCTAAATCACAGTTCTAATGATCCTAAAAGAATGCAATTCAACCTAAAACCAGAGTGAGACCATTGAACTATAGACCTGATAAACTAGAACTTCTAACATCACGCAACAAATAGGTCCAACTAAAAACCTAAAGAAACCAGAAACTAAGACACTAACTATGTAAGCTTTGTTTTTTAAAATCATACTGGAAAAAATCTTCTCTTTTATATGTAAGACTGCAATAGTCCTTGTCATGGTTGACTTCTccttcttctattcttctttttttggcatatgcatggaAACAAGCCATAGAGGGCAAAATATGAGTGGTGACAATAGGAGTGTCAAGCTACCTTTCTCCCATATTTCCTTGTTAAGATTCCTTACTAAAGAAGAAACTCTTTGAATTGTTGCCAAAAAGTCGTCCCGGATTTGAAAGTTTACCATTGGAAACCCTCATTTGTGTCTCTACACCCTCCATCAAGTAACCAGTTGATGACAGAGCTCCAGTACATAGTCAATCATTAATCTGATGTCCCAAAAATATTAATCCTTTCAATAGCTGGATCCAAAAGTGAATATTCTTTTCTTATGAGAAAAAATAAGATAGACGTTGCAGAGCACTAGAAAACCTTTAGATCAAGGAAAGGAGGAGGACTTAAATTTCTGGTACTACCAAAAAAGAGAGTTTTTCTAGACAATTCTCTGTGCAGGTAAAAGGTGAGTGAAGGGGGTTCATGAgacacacccccccccccccccccccccccacaaaaaaaaaaagaagaagaaatagcacCTACTTCTAACTGATTTGATGAATTGTTCTATATATAAGCAAACTCTTTAAGAAGACTGACTCTCTCTCCCCTCTGGTTTTGTTATGCCATGACATCATGTAAATCATATTACAGTTGATTAGGAAGAAATTCTACTCCAGCAACTTGCAAGTAGCCCATTTACTCCTAATGAAAGAAATCACAAAATCTAGGATAAGGTTacataaaaaatgaaaagaacacCAAACTCAACAAAAATCATCTCCAATTCTTTATGAGAGATCTCACGCTATGCAGTCTTCTTTATTCCTTTTTCCAAGCTTGCGGTATCAATCTTTCATTCACAAGTACATCTCCAGTTGCTAACATTCTCCCCtaacatgttgaacttcctgcATTCAGTGGTTTGCTTAATTCAATAATTCTTTCAATCCTCATCATTTACCTAAAATTaacatttgatgaaattttgacatatttaaCCATCATCTTTGGTTTAGTGGGGGCATTAATTGATGACATAAGTAGGCCCATCTTTAAAAAACCAGAATAGTGATTTCGCAGTTCTTGATAATCAGACTACCAATGCCATCTTGAAATGGAGTCATGATAAATCGACTCCATGGCTGCAGCCTGCTAGGCCTCCTATACAATTTTTAAGAATGTAGCAAAGGAAACTTCGCTGGCACATTTCTATCATGGCTGCTTAAGTGAAATTATCTCCTATTTCGTCCACAAAATCCTCCGAACGAGACTTATGAACACTACATCGCAACAAATTCTGAATGCATTCGGCCGTGCGAATTCCCCTTCAAGACAACTTACAGCCACATAGCGTAAAATTAATAATCATCACATGGAAAAACGAAGCTCAACCAAGATTTACGTATGTCAGCGATCATATTTCcatcaaaaaattaaagaaaaaatcaagaaaattgcAAAATTAGAAATTGAAAGCCAAGGGCCCGTTGGTTCGGTACTTCTTTCGTTTTCTGTTTTGTTTTCCAACATCCAAGAACAAAAATGTACTAGACTGGACAATCGTATGATGAAACCTTTTTAATTCTTCAAACTGTTTGGTGAAAATCTTCAAAGGCTTTGGAAGCAAAGATTTATAAAAAAACACGTCACAAAGAATGAATTCACTttgtagttaaaaaaaaaaacccatccAAATAGAAGGACTTggagatgatgaatttgatttcAAGAAGGTGGCATACCCTCCGTTCCCAGTAGGGATGGAAGCAGATGAAGTCATAAACGGGACCGATGGTGTTGAAAAGGGCCAGGTTCACTCCCGTGAACACCAGCAGCGCTGTCATGGGCCGCGATCGGTGCGGCATATCTtcgcttcctcctcctctctatcAACAACTCAAGCCGCGGGATGGACGGCGAGAAGCCCTAGCTCTAGGGTTTCCTCTTCGTCGGGAAGAAGGAGGGCGGAGGCGGAAATGGCCACGGCGGAGCGGCGAAGGCGGCGGCGGCAAGGGTGGGGGCGACGCTACAAGGGAGGGGCTGCGGGGAAGGGAGAGAACAGGAGGGGGAAGGGGAGAGGGTTTTGGCGGTGAGAGCGAAGGGCTGCGGAGAACAGGAGGGAAGGggagaggttttttttttcttttcttttcttttttcgtgGAGTCTCCCACGGCATGGAGGTGGGGTATTTTTGCCTTTAAATTTTAACCCACTTTGGGGTACTCTTGAATTTCCGACCTTAAAAATGGATATTTCATAACCGGATGGACGGTGATTTGAAAAATGAAAGTGATTTAGAAATCACCGCCACGTAGGATCACCGTGGTGCAACCGAATGCGGTGATCTCATCATCTCCATCCACATCATCCTTGATTCTGGGACAATCATTCCATACCAAACGCCTTCAAATtggatttgaaattttattaaattagataTAGATTTAGGTGGATTGTTACATCCAAATACAATATGTGCCTTGTTTCCGTAAAAATTagccttttctctctttttttcgatATACAATTACATACGTGCACATGAACTTGCCTACTACTCATACAGGTTGGGGGTGTATCTTTTGctcgaaagaaggattcatcttTCTTCATGCAAATTCATCGTTGGATCGCATAATAGTCGCTTCAAGCTATGTGCAAACATATGAATAAAAGAGTTTAGAGTGCTTGGAGATTTGTATAGTGCATAATCCAATAGTTAACGTCATGAAAggagatcaatcattctttggtgcgaaagatacaactcagAACACTGCTCATGCAACCTACAGGACCTTAGTTTTCCGTACTTGAATTTAGACAAACTTTTTCTAAAAGTAAGCGCActacattatttttaaaaaccaTCGCATATGAATCAGAAAGTTTATCTCATAACATGTAATGTTCTAGTTTCATTGCCTTTATGTGAAGACTTTAGAAAGGGAATAGAAGAATATTTTACATATGCCGGTGCCCCCCAACCTATGTATGCTTGTTCTGGATGACACCTGCAACCATATACCCATTGAGAAAACTGCTCCATTAGTGATTAAAGCTCATATATCATTAAGCAATCTTGGGTAAACTTGGAGCATTTAagccatatgaataaaaagaatgTACCTGCAGCTATCATCTCATAGTCTTGCATGAATCGTAAATCCTATTGTTACCGTCAAAATTCGGCTCAACTGTTAAGCACCGGGCTAATGAGGTCGGCAAATGCTAGTGAGGTCAATAGAAAGGCTGACTGGATCGGCAAGGTCGGCCCGAACTCTTTATTGGCCTCCAAGTCTGCGAAGATGAGCGGGATGACAGTGGTTGTGCTCGGATGAGGACTCCGATGCCTGTTATCCAACTTGaaataagaaagagaaagtcCACTTGCCGGAGTTTGTTTTATGGAGAATCCTTCAATGCCTAATTCAGGTAGGGATCTTGGGAAAACAATAAAGATTTAAGAATGTAAGGGTGTAAGCATCAAAAGAACATACTTGGAGGTCCACCAGGTGCAGTTCATAAAAGCAAGGATCAAAATTCAAGTAAAGAAGATGCTCGCCCTAATTTCTCAATAACAACCCATGCATCATGTCCGAGCATTTGGCCATGCATTGCGCCCGCATGTTGCGCTTGCATGTTATGCACATAGGACCTAACTATGCCCGATTATGGGCCGAGCTATGACGGCCACCCGCCGAACTCACTAGAGGCATGCAGCGAACTCCCAGTGATCGGCCTGCCACGATGGTTATAGTCAGCTCCGAGGCATATCACCTACTAACGAATAATTTTTAAGAGTATTATCAATGATCAAATTTTTGTTACTTCTGAACCTTTAGATTCCCTACGAAAAACTTGAAATTTAGAATTAGAGGAATTCTGTTGAAATATCTAGGTTGAATATCATGTCTAGTCTCATATGTGCCCTTGTGTTTCATTTTCTACGTCCACTTCAAGTACACAGAAACAATTGGACTCTGCCTAATCCTACTTGGAGAACTATCTACCTTTACAAGCTAAAAATATGAGAACAGAGTTTGGTGATGATGGTGGTGATTACAGGTAAGAGCAGAGGAAAACTCACTAGAGATGGAGATATTTGCAGACAATATCAGCAATGTTTTGTGAATCGGCAATGAAGTACGTTCCCATCCCAACCTTTACGAGAGTCCCTTCCCCTGATTATTTTTCTCTGGTGCATTAGGTACGCACCGCAGCATCAAGTCCATCATCTGTCCAGGTTAACCTGCAAGAGTTTGATGGACAGAGCCAGTTTTCTTCACAAATAATCCCTGGACATTTATATTCCATAGTCAGAATTATATTAGTTTCATGGTGCAAGGAAGAGGAAAGAACTAATCTAAAGTTTAGCAAGATATCACATACTTGCATATATCAGCAGCTATTTTGTCCAAAAGGATATCAGCAAATGACAGCAGAGAACCAAACAAGGCTCATGAAGTTTGATGGTTTGATAGTAGATGAGGTAAAAATCTAGCAGGGCCATGAGGTTCTCAAAAAGATTTGGTTAGCTGAATTTATGGACCTATTAAACTG
The Phoenix dactylifera cultivar Barhee BC4 chromosome 3, palm_55x_up_171113_PBpolish2nd_filt_p, whole genome shotgun sequence DNA segment above includes these coding regions:
- the LOC103706310 gene encoding putative disease resistance protein RGA1 encodes the protein MAGQAVLSSFMQVLFEKLATAALNEFRLLRGVDKELQNLATTLSTIQALLEDAEEKQFRNKSVGIWLARLKEVAYDMDELLDFYAAESLQLKVKGRAQSHWKKQVSPYLNCLYWHKVSSKHKLAHTMESFQKRLDTLARERHILGLEMLCGTSQLEITERPQTSSLVDDSNVFGREKEKESIVRTLLLTSNTSRLSVLPIVGMGGLGKTTLAQLVYNDPRIKECFPLRMWVCVSENFNETKLTKETLESASSGYASASGYSFATTNMNLLQEDLCGKLEGKRFLLVLDDIWNEDPDKWDRYRNALIAGERGSKIIVTTRNEKVGRTMGGLHPYHLKHLSDDDCWKLFKNYAFVDGDSSLHPNLEEMGKEIVKKLKGLPLAAKTLGSLLYSKLDEEVWKNILKSEIWELPDKNNILPALRLSYKHLPPHLKQCFAFCSVFHKDYVFEKDKLVQIWMALGFIQPQGRKRLEDTGSSYFDELVSRSFFQRHKGNYVMHDAIHDLAQFISIGECHRLEDGVRDQISEKTRHLSFSCANSMSTLFEPFYKFEKLRTLLLLQGYKSKISPIPEDLCLKLRFLRVLDLHRRDINELPNPIGNLIQLRYLGLSGTGIKTLPLSISRLHNLQTLKLKYCNFLTELPKGLTNLINLRHLEVSTRLTSQIAGIGKLTCLQELEEFVVRKDKGHRIKELKDMNELRGHLCIRNLENVVSGEEASKAKLNAKEYLTVLDLVWSDDRHVSSLDEHLDNEVLEGLQPHLEVKELTIKGYAGVTFPSWLGSPSLSYLQTIHLSNCRGCTVLPPLGQLPSLRYLDVGEVYGVVQIGQEFSGFPSLSELVLEDMLKLKEWSYPDDDESFPCLTALEVVDCPKLGKLPCLPPSLTRLRISETGIKNLPEVRPSNSRPLPSLSTLHIHECPNLGSLRQGLFAQQLRDLQELTITNCEKLESLPVHGFRPLVALKKLHIYNCPHLAPQGEEGRLLLPMLLEDLQISSSSKLINPLLSELKSLPSLAHLKIADCTDLYHFPDEGLPVTLKFLGISDCENLQSLPSQLQELISLTVLVISNCPQIPCLPMHDLPSVLQELYIKGCPLLKERCQENGGHDWPKIAHILKIQIDDDIVVSERGGRRKRLSYNASIHY
- the LOC103706224 gene encoding uncharacterized protein LOC103706224 — translated: MPHRSRPMTALLVFTGVNLALFNTIGPVYDFICFHPYWERRREQRRKEREAALVKGS